The proteins below come from a single Salinivibrio kushneri genomic window:
- a CDS encoding methyltransferase domain-containing protein: MQHCPLCEHTTTHLYHTDKRRAYFQCTDCALVFVDRQTLLAPEDEKAIYDLHQNHPEDEGYQRFLSRLATPLLERLAVPADGLDFGCGPGPVLASMLRDAGHGVACYDPFYAPQTDVLDAQYDFITCTEAIEHFYWPKEQWHQWLTMLKLGGYLGIMTKLVKDRDAFSRWHYKNDLTHVSFFSRHTFQFLACQAGLELTFIGNDVILMRKPQT; encoded by the coding sequence ATGCAGCACTGCCCTTTATGTGAGCACACAACAACCCATCTTTATCATACCGACAAACGCCGTGCGTACTTTCAGTGCACGGATTGCGCGTTGGTATTTGTTGATCGCCAAACGCTGCTCGCGCCAGAGGACGAAAAGGCCATTTATGATTTGCACCAAAATCACCCTGAAGACGAAGGCTACCAGCGTTTTTTATCGCGTTTAGCCACGCCTTTGCTTGAGCGACTTGCGGTGCCAGCGGACGGGTTAGACTTTGGCTGTGGCCCGGGGCCTGTCTTGGCGAGTATGTTGCGAGACGCAGGACATGGTGTCGCCTGCTATGATCCTTTCTATGCGCCACAGACCGACGTACTGGATGCACAGTATGACTTTATTACCTGTACGGAGGCGATCGAACATTTTTATTGGCCGAAGGAGCAGTGGCATCAATGGTTAACGATGCTTAAGCTGGGCGGCTATTTGGGTATTATGACCAAGTTGGTTAAGGATAGAGATGCATTTTCACGTTGGCACTATAAGAACGATCTGACCCACGTTAGCTTTTTTAGTCGCCACACGTTCCAGTTTCTTGCTTGCCAAGCTGGCTTGGAGCTCACGTTTATCGGCAACGACGTAATATTAATGAGGAAACCACAGACATGA
- the yihA gene encoding ribosome biogenesis GTP-binding protein YihA/YsxC, producing the protein MEQSLNYRNTQFVTSAPDIRHLPDNTGIEIAFAGRSNAGKSSSLNRLCDQKSLAKTSKTPGRTQLINLFKVDEGCHIVDLPGYGYAQVPLEMKEKWQRSLGEYLQKRDQLGGLVVLMDIRHPMKDLDQQLIYWAVESHLPVLVLLTKADKLKSGARKQQLMKIREASLAFCGDVEVELYSSLKGMGVDKLRRKLDGWYQQTPPVIADDDAQPTE; encoded by the coding sequence GTGGAGCAATCACTTAATTACCGTAACACCCAGTTTGTTACCAGCGCACCCGACATTCGCCATCTTCCTGATAATACGGGAATAGAGATTGCGTTTGCTGGCCGTTCCAACGCCGGTAAGTCTAGCTCCCTTAACCGTCTTTGTGACCAAAAGAGCCTAGCAAAGACCAGTAAGACCCCCGGGCGCACACAATTAATTAACCTCTTTAAGGTGGACGAAGGTTGTCACATTGTCGACCTACCTGGTTATGGTTATGCCCAAGTCCCTTTGGAAATGAAAGAGAAGTGGCAGCGTTCGCTGGGAGAATATTTACAAAAACGTGATCAACTTGGCGGATTAGTGGTCTTAATGGATATTCGTCATCCGATGAAAGACTTGGATCAGCAACTGATTTACTGGGCGGTAGAGTCTCACTTGCCAGTGTTAGTACTACTGACCAAAGCCGATAAGTTGAAATCAGGAGCACGTAAGCAGCAACTGATGAAAATCCGCGAAGCGTCACTGGCTTTTTGCGGTGATGTTGAGGTCGAGTTGTACTCATCGCTTAAAGGTATGGGCGTCGATAAACTACGCCGTAAGCTAGACGGCTGGTATCAACAAACACCCCCAGTCATCGCAGACGACGACGCACAACCAACCGAGTAA
- a CDS encoding c-type cytochrome produces the protein MKKLALILTLLASTSVWAQGDAEAGKAKSNTCVACHGADGNSVLPDYPNLAGQHANYLEKQLKEFKLGAQSGGEQGRYNAVMAGMVAPLSEQDMADLAAYYATLTPKPGTTPEGAIEVGRQLYMAGDPERGIAACTACHGPRGNGTPSSGFPKISGQPAKYLASQLKMFRAGERHNDMNKMMRSVAAKLTDKEIDALSNYLGGLH, from the coding sequence ATGAAGAAATTAGCGCTAATATTGACTCTCCTCGCCAGCACTTCAGTCTGGGCCCAAGGAGATGCTGAAGCGGGCAAAGCAAAATCCAATACCTGTGTCGCCTGTCACGGTGCTGACGGTAACAGTGTTTTGCCTGATTACCCAAACTTGGCGGGTCAGCACGCCAACTATCTAGAGAAACAACTGAAAGAATTTAAGCTTGGCGCGCAAAGCGGCGGTGAGCAAGGGCGATATAACGCTGTAATGGCTGGCATGGTGGCTCCGCTTTCTGAGCAAGACATGGCAGACTTAGCAGCGTATTACGCAACCTTAACACCCAAGCCAGGCACCACGCCTGAAGGTGCTATCGAAGTGGGCCGCCAGCTCTATATGGCCGGCGATCCTGAGCGCGGTATTGCAGCCTGTACAGCTTGTCACGGTCCTCGCGGTAACGGCACCCCATCTTCTGGCTTCCCGAAAATTTCTGGCCAGCCCGCGAAGTATTTGGCTAGTCAGCTGAAAATGTTCCGCGCTGGAGAGCGTCATAACGATATGAATAAAATGATGCGATCGGTGGCCGCGAAACTGACGGACAAGGAAATTGATGCGCTGTCTAACTACTTAGGCGGATTGCACTAA